Proteins from a genomic interval of Skermanella sp. TT6:
- a CDS encoding sugar O-acetyltransferase: MSGTDGRSEKEKMLAGELYRAVGAELAADNLRADRLMRAYNATGADETERRGAILTDLLGHKGDDVVVRPPFYCDYGYNIRLGRGTFINFGAVLLDVVGIEIGENCQIGTFVQIVTADHPRDPELRRQGYESGVPIRVGRNVWIGSGAIILPGVTIGDDAVVGAGSVVTRNVPAGATVVGNPAKPSTRAR, from the coding sequence ATGTCTGGCACCGACGGACGGAGCGAGAAGGAGAAGATGCTTGCGGGGGAGTTGTACCGCGCGGTCGGAGCGGAGCTTGCGGCCGACAATCTGCGGGCGGACCGGCTGATGCGCGCCTACAATGCCACCGGTGCCGACGAGACCGAGCGGCGCGGCGCGATCCTGACCGACCTTCTCGGCCACAAGGGCGACGACGTCGTCGTGCGCCCGCCCTTCTACTGCGACTACGGCTACAATATCCGGCTCGGGCGCGGAACTTTCATCAATTTCGGGGCCGTGCTGCTCGACGTGGTCGGCATCGAGATCGGCGAGAACTGCCAGATCGGCACGTTCGTGCAGATCGTCACGGCCGACCATCCGCGCGACCCCGAGCTGCGGCGGCAGGGATACGAGAGCGGCGTGCCGATCAGGGTCGGCCGGAACGTCTGGATCGGCAGCGGCGCCATCATCCTGCCGGGCGTCACCATCGGCGACGATGCCGTCGTCGGCGCCGGCAGCGTGGTCACGCGGAACGTTCCGGCGGGCGCCACGGTCGTGGGCAACCCGGCCAAGCCTTCGACGCGCGCGCGGTAG
- a CDS encoding sugar-binding transcriptional regulator, whose product MAARDGNSTNRKLDLAARAAWLYYIRGRTQDEIAAELNVSRQNAQRLVALATAEGLIKFRMDYPITECVEMAERLRDRFELVFCDIVPGERREETSLAGIAISAAERIESYLSSKAPAVLALGTGRTLRAAVAQVSAMERPQHKIVSLVGNLTRDGRASPYDVAMRLCDKTGAQCYPLPTPVVADDVEERKLLQSQRWYKTVSSLVHQVKASFMGIGEICWGSPLHVDGFITDQELAGLVSAHAVGEMLGWAFDQNGDLLTTTFNERLTAPPLVVPAKAPTIIMGAGSAKAPAIRAALRGRLANGLITDETTAARILALD is encoded by the coding sequence GTGGCGGCACGGGACGGCAACAGCACCAACCGAAAGCTCGATCTGGCCGCGCGGGCCGCTTGGCTCTACTACATCCGCGGCCGCACCCAGGACGAGATCGCCGCCGAACTGAACGTGTCGCGCCAGAACGCCCAGCGGCTGGTGGCGCTGGCGACCGCCGAGGGGCTGATCAAGTTCCGCATGGACTATCCGATCACCGAATGCGTCGAGATGGCCGAGCGTCTGCGCGACCGATTCGAGCTGGTGTTCTGCGACATCGTCCCGGGCGAACGGCGGGAGGAGACGTCGCTCGCCGGGATCGCGATCAGCGCCGCCGAACGGATCGAGAGCTACCTGTCGAGCAAGGCTCCCGCCGTGCTGGCGCTCGGCACCGGCCGCACGCTGCGGGCGGCGGTAGCCCAGGTCTCCGCCATGGAAAGGCCGCAGCACAAGATCGTCTCCCTCGTCGGCAACCTGACCCGCGATGGGCGCGCCAGCCCCTACGACGTCGCCATGCGGCTGTGCGACAAGACCGGCGCGCAATGTTACCCCCTGCCGACCCCGGTGGTCGCCGATGATGTCGAGGAACGGAAGCTGCTGCAGTCGCAGCGCTGGTACAAGACGGTCAGCTCGCTGGTCCATCAGGTAAAGGCGTCCTTCATGGGGATCGGCGAGATCTGTTGGGGCTCGCCCCTGCATGTGGACGGCTTCATCACCGACCAGGAACTGGCCGGCCTGGTCAGCGCCCATGCCGTGGGCGAAATGCTGGGCTGGGCCTTCGACCAGAACGGTGATCTGCTGACGACCACCTTCAACGAGCGCCTGACCGCTCCGCCGCTGGTGGTTCCGGCCAAGGCGCCGACCATCATCATGGGAGCGGGCTCCGCCAAGGCCCCCGCGATCCGGGCGGCGCTGCGCGGCCGCCTTGCGAACGGCCTGATCACGGACGAGACGACGGCGGCCCGGATCCTCGCCCTGGATTGA
- a CDS encoding ABC transporter substrate-binding protein — translation MISKTRFLGLLAATMLAGTTTVHAQTRLTIATVNNGDMIVMQKLSSRFEQQNPDIKLDWVVLEENVLRQRVTTDIATKGGQYDVLTIGTYEVPIWAKQGWLKKFDDLPAGYDTEDVLKPVREGLSHENTLYALPFYGESSMTYYRTDLVEKAGMTMPEQPTYDQIKEIAAKIHDPANQVYGICLRGKPGWGENMALISTMVNTFGGRWFDTDWKPMIDSPEWTQAVGFYIDLLKNYGPPGASSNGFNENLAMFSNGQCGIWIDATVAAGMLFNPQTSKVSDKLGFAQAPVASWPKGSNWLWSWALAVPESSKKEEAAKKFVTWATSKEYIQLVGETEGWVSVPPGTRTSTYETKQYAEAAPFARFVLTAIESTDPINTTREPKPYVGVQFVGIPEFQAIGTQTGQTMAAALTGQMKLDQALKTAQSAAQRAVRQAGYAK, via the coding sequence ATGATCAGCAAGACCCGGTTTCTCGGGCTTCTCGCCGCGACTATGCTCGCGGGAACCACCACCGTCCACGCGCAGACCCGGCTGACGATCGCGACCGTCAACAACGGCGACATGATCGTCATGCAGAAGCTGTCCAGCCGCTTCGAGCAGCAGAACCCCGACATCAAGCTGGATTGGGTGGTGCTGGAGGAGAACGTGCTGCGCCAGCGCGTCACCACCGACATCGCCACCAAGGGCGGCCAGTACGACGTGCTGACCATCGGCACCTACGAGGTGCCGATCTGGGCGAAGCAGGGCTGGCTGAAGAAGTTCGACGACCTGCCCGCCGGCTACGACACCGAGGACGTCCTGAAGCCCGTGCGGGAGGGCCTGTCCCACGAGAATACCCTCTACGCCCTGCCGTTCTACGGCGAAAGCTCGATGACCTACTACCGGACCGACCTGGTCGAGAAGGCCGGCATGACCATGCCGGAGCAGCCGACCTACGACCAGATCAAGGAGATCGCCGCCAAGATCCACGACCCGGCCAACCAGGTCTACGGCATCTGCCTGCGCGGCAAGCCGGGCTGGGGCGAGAACATGGCGCTGATCAGCACCATGGTGAACACCTTCGGCGGCCGCTGGTTCGACACGGACTGGAAGCCCATGATCGACAGCCCCGAATGGACCCAGGCGGTGGGCTTCTATATCGACCTGCTGAAGAATTACGGCCCGCCCGGCGCCAGCAGCAACGGCTTCAACGAAAACCTGGCGATGTTCTCCAACGGGCAGTGCGGCATCTGGATCGACGCCACGGTCGCGGCCGGCATGCTGTTCAATCCGCAGACGTCCAAGGTCTCTGACAAGCTTGGCTTCGCCCAGGCCCCCGTCGCCTCCTGGCCCAAGGGCTCCAACTGGCTGTGGTCGTGGGCGCTCGCCGTCCCGGAGTCCTCCAAGAAGGAGGAGGCCGCGAAGAAGTTCGTCACTTGGGCCACGTCCAAGGAATACATCCAGCTGGTCGGCGAGACGGAAGGCTGGGTCTCCGTGCCGCCGGGCACCCGCACCTCGACCTACGAGACCAAGCAATATGCCGAGGCGGCGCCGTTCGCCCGGTTCGTCCTGACGGCGATCGAGTCCACCGACCCGATCAATACCACCAGGGAGCCGAAGCCCTATGTCGGCGTGCAGTTCGTCGGCATCCCCGAGTTCCAGGCGATCGGCACCCAGACCGGCCAGACCATGGCCGCGGCGCTGACCGGACAGATGAAGCTCGACCAGGCGCTGAAGACGGCCCAGTCGGCCGCCCAGCGCGCCGTCCGCCAAGCCGGCTACGCGAAGTAG
- a CDS encoding carbohydrate ABC transporter permease, giving the protein MSAITASGDVKPASPARGSRQKVRTLPFIAPSVLILLVWMIVPLAMTLYFSVMRYNLLNPVVEFAGFDNYQYLLEDPSLWTAMWNTLVLVGSVLAITVVSGTLLAVLFDQEFPGRGVARLLAIAPFFVMPTVSALIWKNLLMHPINGIFGFLFRLVGLEPVDWFAQFPMTAVIMIVSWQWIPFALLILLTAIQSLDNEQKEAARMDGAGPFSMFFFIILPHLGRAISVVVMIETIFLLTVFAEIFVTTSGGPGLATTNLAFLIYVRALLEYDVGGASAGGVIAIVLANIVAFFVVRTIARNLEA; this is encoded by the coding sequence ATGTCAGCCATCACTGCTTCCGGGGACGTCAAGCCGGCCTCGCCGGCGCGTGGATCCAGGCAGAAGGTCAGGACGCTGCCGTTCATCGCGCCGTCAGTGCTCATCCTCCTGGTCTGGATGATCGTGCCCCTGGCGATGACCCTCTATTTCTCGGTCATGCGCTACAACCTGCTGAACCCGGTCGTCGAATTCGCCGGTTTCGACAACTACCAATACCTGCTCGAAGACCCCTCCCTGTGGACCGCGATGTGGAACACGCTGGTCCTGGTCGGCTCGGTCCTGGCGATCACGGTGGTGTCCGGCACGCTGCTGGCTGTCCTGTTCGACCAGGAGTTCCCCGGCCGCGGCGTCGCCCGCCTGTTGGCCATAGCACCCTTCTTCGTGATGCCGACGGTCAGCGCGCTGATCTGGAAGAACCTGCTGATGCACCCGATCAACGGCATCTTCGGGTTCCTGTTCCGGCTGGTCGGGTTGGAGCCGGTGGACTGGTTCGCCCAGTTCCCCATGACCGCCGTCATCATGATCGTGTCCTGGCAGTGGATCCCCTTCGCCCTGCTGATCCTGCTGACCGCGATCCAGTCGCTCGACAACGAGCAGAAGGAGGCGGCGCGCATGGACGGGGCCGGCCCGTTCTCGATGTTCTTCTTCATCATCCTGCCCCACCTGGGGCGCGCCATCTCGGTCGTGGTGATGATCGAGACGATCTTCCTGCTGACCGTCTTCGCCGAGATCTTCGTGACCACCTCCGGCGGTCCCGGCCTCGCCACCACCAACTTGGCTTTCCTGATCTATGTCCGGGCCCTGCTGGAATACGACGTGGGCGGAGCGTCGGCCGGCGGCGTGATCGCCATCGTCCTTGCCAACATCGTGGCCTTCTTCGTGGTGCGGACCATCGCCCGCAACCTGGAAGCCTGA
- a CDS encoding carbohydrate ABC transporter permease: MNHSVRSQVLVTVLGWGAALVLFFPILWMLLTGFKTEVEAIATPPALFFSPTLENYEAVFQRADYLSFALNSIVVSLVATALAILIAVPAAYAMAFFPTRRTRGTLLWMLSTKMMPPVGVLVPMYLLFRDFGLLDTLTGLIIVYTLMNLPIVIWMLYTFFKEVPHEILEAGRMDGARAKQEVTLLLLPLALPGIASTSLLSIILCWNEAFWSLNLSAHNAAPLTAFIASFSSPEGLFWAKLSAASTLAIAPILVFGWMSQRQLVRGLTFGAVK, from the coding sequence ATGAACCACTCCGTCAGGTCGCAGGTCCTGGTCACCGTCCTCGGCTGGGGCGCGGCGCTGGTCCTGTTCTTCCCGATCCTCTGGATGCTGCTGACCGGCTTCAAGACCGAGGTCGAGGCCATCGCCACCCCGCCCGCGCTGTTCTTCTCGCCGACGCTGGAGAATTACGAGGCGGTGTTCCAGCGGGCCGACTATCTCAGCTTCGCGCTCAACAGCATCGTCGTCTCCCTCGTGGCGACGGCGCTGGCGATCCTGATCGCGGTGCCGGCCGCCTATGCCATGGCCTTCTTCCCGACCAGGCGGACCCGCGGCACGCTGCTGTGGATGCTGTCCACCAAGATGATGCCGCCGGTCGGCGTGCTGGTGCCGATGTATCTGCTGTTCCGCGACTTCGGCCTGCTCGACACCCTGACCGGCCTGATCATCGTCTACACGCTGATGAACCTGCCGATCGTGATCTGGATGCTCTACACCTTCTTCAAGGAGGTGCCGCACGAGATCCTGGAGGCCGGCCGCATGGACGGCGCCCGCGCCAAGCAGGAGGTGACGCTGCTGCTGCTGCCGCTTGCCCTGCCGGGCATCGCGTCCACCTCGCTGCTGTCGATCATCCTGTGCTGGAACGAGGCCTTCTGGAGCCTCAACCTGAGCGCCCACAACGCCGCCCCGCTGACCGCCTTCATCGCCAGCTTCTCCAGCCCGGAAGGGCTGTTCTGGGCCAAGCTGTCGGCGGCCTCGACGCTCGCGATCGCCCCCATCCTCGTGTTCGGCTGGATGAGCCAGCGCCAGCTCGTGCGCGGCCTGACCTTCGGCGCGGTGAAGTAG
- a CDS encoding ABC transporter ATP-binding protein gives MATVTLRNIRKKYGEVEVIKGVDLDVADREFVVFVGPSGCGKSTLLRMIAGLESITDGDLTIDGVRANDIGPADRGLAMVFQSYALYPHMTVADNMAFSLRLAGVSKEERMRKVTEAANVLHLGPLLERRPKELSGGQRQRVAIGRAIVRQPKVFLFDEPLSNLDAALRVQMRIELAKLHEKLEATMIYVTHDQIEAMTMADKIVVLQGGVVEQVGSPLELYHHPRNLFVAGFIGSPKMNLMPGRAIGRAEAGITVELANGIPLSVPVKADRVTPGDEVTVGIRPEHLRLTPDGEIAGTVLVTERLGGLTFLHIQVPGDMVMIVQADGDEAASIHDHVKLTVNPRGCHLFGRDGMAVEHMARHHLIEPGAAGRRSA, from the coding sequence ATGGCAACCGTGACCCTGCGGAACATCCGCAAGAAGTACGGCGAAGTCGAAGTCATCAAGGGCGTGGACCTGGACGTCGCCGACCGCGAGTTCGTCGTCTTCGTCGGGCCGTCCGGCTGCGGCAAGTCCACCCTGCTGCGCATGATCGCCGGGCTGGAGAGCATCACCGACGGCGACCTGACGATCGACGGCGTCCGGGCCAACGACATCGGCCCGGCCGACCGGGGCCTCGCGATGGTGTTCCAGTCCTACGCGCTGTACCCGCACATGACGGTGGCCGACAACATGGCTTTCAGCCTGCGTCTCGCCGGCGTCTCCAAGGAGGAGCGCATGCGGAAGGTGACCGAGGCCGCCAACGTCCTCCATCTGGGCCCGCTGCTGGAGCGGCGGCCGAAGGAGCTGTCGGGCGGCCAGCGCCAGCGCGTCGCGATCGGCCGGGCGATCGTGCGGCAGCCCAAGGTCTTCCTGTTCGACGAGCCGCTGTCCAACCTGGACGCGGCGTTGCGTGTCCAGATGCGCATCGAACTGGCGAAGCTTCACGAGAAGCTGGAGGCCACCATGATCTACGTGACCCACGACCAGATCGAGGCCATGACCATGGCGGACAAGATCGTGGTCCTCCAGGGCGGCGTGGTCGAGCAGGTCGGCAGCCCGCTGGAGCTGTACCACCACCCGCGCAACCTGTTCGTCGCCGGCTTCATCGGGTCGCCCAAGATGAACCTGATGCCCGGGCGGGCGATCGGGCGGGCCGAGGCCGGCATCACCGTCGAGCTGGCGAACGGCATCCCGCTGTCGGTTCCGGTCAAGGCCGACCGCGTGACCCCCGGCGACGAGGTGACCGTCGGCATCCGGCCGGAGCATCTGCGCCTGACCCCCGACGGCGAGATCGCCGGCACGGTGCTGGTGACCGAGCGGCTGGGCGGCCTGACCTTCCTGCACATCCAGGTGCCCGGCGACATGGTCATGATCGTCCAGGCCGACGGGGACGAGGCGGCCTCGATCCATGATCACGTCAAGCTGACCGTCAATCCGCGGGGCTGCCACCTGTTCGGCCGCGACGGCATGGCGGTCGAGCACATGGCCCGCCACCACCTGATCGAACCCGGCGCCGCCGGCCGGCGCTCGGCCTGA
- a CDS encoding SDR family NAD(P)-dependent oxidoreductase — protein MYLQKYDLAGRTALVTGGSRNIGLACSQALAEAGARVVIADISEELAFSGRDQLVKAGHEAEAVVLDVTNPTQVTSVVDGVAQAHGGLDILVCNAGIARSDVPAEEVTDEHWLNVIDVNLNGVFWSCRAAGRHMLAKGRGAIVNVGSMSGFIVNKPQPQSYYNASKAGVHHLTRSLAAEWGQRGVRVNAVAPTYIETSLTKFGMEDERMYPVWLENTPMRRVGQPDEIASVVLFLASDASSLMTGSIVLADGGYTCW, from the coding sequence ATGTACCTGCAGAAATACGACCTCGCCGGCCGGACGGCCCTGGTCACCGGCGGAAGCCGCAACATCGGCCTCGCCTGCTCCCAGGCGCTGGCCGAGGCCGGAGCCAGGGTGGTCATCGCCGACATCTCGGAGGAACTGGCCTTCTCCGGCCGGGACCAGCTCGTCAAGGCCGGCCACGAGGCGGAGGCGGTCGTGCTCGACGTCACCAACCCGACCCAGGTGACTTCCGTGGTGGACGGCGTCGCACAGGCCCATGGCGGGCTCGACATCCTGGTCTGCAACGCCGGCATCGCCCGGAGCGACGTCCCGGCGGAGGAGGTCACCGACGAGCACTGGCTGAACGTCATCGACGTCAACCTGAACGGCGTGTTCTGGAGCTGCCGCGCCGCCGGCCGCCACATGCTGGCGAAGGGCAGGGGGGCCATCGTCAATGTCGGCTCCATGTCCGGCTTCATCGTCAACAAGCCGCAGCCCCAGTCCTACTACAACGCCTCCAAGGCCGGCGTGCATCACCTGACCAGGTCGCTGGCGGCGGAGTGGGGGCAGCGCGGCGTCCGGGTGAACGCCGTGGCGCCGACCTACATCGAGACCTCGCTGACCAAGTTCGGCATGGAGGACGAGCGCATGTACCCGGTATGGCTGGAGAACACGCCCATGCGCCGGGTCGGCCAGCCGGACGAGATCGCTTCCGTCGTCCTGTTCCTGGCGTCCGACGCCTCCAGCCTGATGACCGGCAGCATCGTGCTGGCCGACGGCGGCTATACCTGCTGGTAA
- a CDS encoding aldo/keto reductase, whose product MMISLGDLRRIGTTDVAVSPLGFGGNVLGNLYDTVEEGAALDTVAAAYESGVRLFDTAPLYGHGLSEHRIGTALRRYPRDGFVLSSKVGRLLKPHGKVPPPRLDPSQGGIFTGELPFQPVFDYSYDGTIRSVEDSLQRLGMNRIDMVLIHDADMWTHGDSYEARLEEVRTGALPALRRLKEDGVIRAFGAGVNQAEACERLMDIGRFDCFLLAGRYTLLEQGGLDRFLPRCAAEQVSIILGAPFNSGILATGATGDARYNYLPAPPEVKRRVAAIEEVCRRHGVSLPAAALQFPLFHPAVTTVIPGSKSRAEAERNVALMTEAIPPEFWRELRTSDLIRSDAPIP is encoded by the coding sequence ATGATGATCAGCTTGGGCGACCTGCGCCGCATCGGAACCACGGACGTCGCGGTCAGCCCGCTCGGCTTCGGCGGCAACGTGTTGGGCAACCTGTACGACACGGTGGAGGAGGGCGCGGCGCTCGACACCGTGGCGGCGGCCTACGAGAGCGGCGTCCGCCTGTTCGACACGGCGCCGCTCTACGGCCACGGCCTCAGCGAGCACCGGATCGGCACCGCCCTGCGGCGTTACCCGCGCGACGGGTTCGTGCTGTCGTCCAAGGTCGGGCGGTTGCTGAAGCCCCACGGCAAGGTGCCGCCGCCGAGGCTCGACCCGTCCCAGGGCGGCATCTTCACCGGCGAGCTGCCGTTCCAGCCGGTGTTCGACTATAGCTATGACGGCACGATCCGCTCGGTCGAGGACAGCCTCCAGCGCCTGGGCATGAACCGGATCGACATGGTGCTGATCCACGACGCCGACATGTGGACCCACGGCGACAGCTATGAGGCCCGGCTGGAGGAGGTCCGCACCGGCGCCCTGCCGGCCCTCCGGCGCCTGAAGGAGGACGGCGTGATCCGCGCCTTCGGCGCCGGCGTCAACCAGGCGGAGGCGTGCGAGCGGCTGATGGATATCGGCCGGTTCGACTGTTTCCTCCTGGCCGGGCGCTACACCCTGCTGGAGCAGGGCGGGCTGGACCGGTTCCTGCCGCGCTGCGCGGCCGAGCAGGTCTCGATCATCCTGGGCGCCCCCTTCAACTCCGGCATCCTGGCGACCGGGGCGACCGGGGATGCCCGCTACAACTACCTGCCGGCCCCGCCGGAGGTGAAGCGGCGGGTGGCCGCGATCGAGGAGGTCTGCCGCCGCCATGGGGTCAGCCTGCCGGCGGCGGCCCTCCAGTTCCCGCTGTTCCATCCGGCGGTGACGACCGTCATCCCCGGCTCGAAGTCCCGGGCGGAGGCGGAGCGCAACGTCGCCCTGATGACCGAGGCGATCCCGCCGGAATTCTGGCGCGAGCTGAGGACGTCGGACCTGATCCGGTCCGACGCCCCGATACCATGA
- a CDS encoding HAD family hydrolase has translation MTGKEMPGSGLVIFDCDGVLVDSEPISIRCTAAALNRFGYPIDEDGVFDRFLGASTASMVATVEASLGRPLAPEALDDLRREILAAFDRDLTAIPGVAEAAARLERPFCVASSSIPERIRHSLRLTGLLPLFEPAIFSATMVVHGKPAPDLFLLAAKRMGADPARCVVVEDSIHGVRAGQAAGMAVLGFTGGGHIAGDPARRERHAWRLKQAGAALVFDRMEELPGLVREVSG, from the coding sequence ATGACGGGGAAGGAAATGCCGGGGAGCGGCCTAGTCATCTTCGACTGCGACGGGGTGCTGGTGGACAGCGAGCCGATCAGCATCCGCTGCACGGCGGCGGCGCTGAACCGCTTCGGCTACCCGATCGACGAGGACGGCGTGTTCGACCGCTTCCTCGGCGCCAGCACCGCCTCCATGGTCGCGACCGTGGAGGCGAGCCTCGGCCGCCCGCTGGCGCCCGAAGCCCTGGACGACCTCCGGCGGGAGATCCTGGCGGCCTTCGACCGCGATCTCACCGCGATTCCCGGCGTCGCCGAGGCGGCGGCCCGCCTGGAGCGGCCCTTCTGCGTCGCCTCCAGCAGCATCCCGGAGCGCATCCGCCACTCGCTGCGGCTGACCGGCCTGCTGCCGCTGTTCGAGCCCGCGATCTTCAGCGCCACCATGGTCGTCCACGGCAAGCCGGCGCCCGACCTGTTCCTGCTCGCCGCCAAGCGGATGGGCGCGGACCCCGCCCGCTGCGTCGTGGTCGAGGACAGCATCCACGGCGTGCGCGCGGGGCAGGCGGCCGGCATGGCCGTGCTGGGCTTCACCGGGGGCGGACACATCGCGGGCGACCCGGCCCGGCGGGAGCGGCACGCCTGGCGGCTGAAGCAGGCGGGCGCCGCGCTGGTGTTCGACCGCATGGAGGAGCTGCCCGGCCTTGTCCGCGAGGTGTCGGGTTAG
- a CDS encoding ROK family protein, with protein MRIGVDVGGTKIEAIALGPDGVTGVRLRVPTPRGDYPATVEAVAGIVRAVEREAGRRGSVGVGMPGSISPATGRIKGTNSVWMTGQPFRDDLEAALGRPVRCANDANCLAASEAFDGAAAGAAVVFAAVLGTGCGGGFAFGGKVHEGGNRVAGEWGHAVLPRRRGAELDREPCFCGQAGCVETFLAGPRFEADYRDASGVFRPAAEVATLADAGDRVADAVLRAYEDRLARALGQVVTLMDPDVIVLGGGLSNIARLYRTVPDLLARHTFGGECRTPVLRAAHGDSSGVRGAARLWPG; from the coding sequence ATGCGGATCGGCGTGGATGTCGGCGGCACGAAGATCGAGGCGATCGCCCTCGGTCCCGACGGCGTCACCGGGGTGCGCCTGCGGGTGCCGACGCCGCGGGGGGATTATCCGGCCACGGTGGAAGCGGTCGCCGGGATCGTCCGGGCGGTCGAGCGGGAGGCCGGGCGGCGGGGCAGCGTCGGGGTCGGCATGCCGGGATCGATCAGCCCGGCCACCGGCAGGATCAAGGGAACCAATTCCGTCTGGATGACCGGGCAGCCGTTCCGCGACGACCTGGAGGCGGCGCTCGGCCGGCCGGTCCGCTGCGCCAACGATGCCAACTGTCTGGCGGCGTCGGAGGCTTTCGACGGTGCCGCCGCCGGGGCGGCCGTCGTGTTCGCCGCCGTGCTCGGCACCGGCTGCGGCGGTGGGTTCGCGTTCGGCGGCAAGGTCCACGAAGGCGGCAACAGGGTGGCCGGGGAATGGGGGCACGCCGTCCTGCCCCGGCGCCGGGGCGCCGAGCTGGACCGGGAGCCCTGCTTCTGCGGCCAGGCCGGCTGCGTCGAGACGTTCCTGGCCGGGCCGCGCTTCGAGGCCGACTACCGCGACGCATCGGGCGTCTTCCGGCCCGCTGCGGAGGTCGCGACGCTGGCGGACGCGGGCGACCGGGTCGCCGACGCGGTGCTCCGGGCCTACGAGGACCGGCTGGCCCGCGCGCTGGGGCAGGTCGTCACCCTGATGGACCCCGACGTGATCGTGCTGGGCGGCGGCCTGTCCAACATCGCCCGCCTCTACCGGACCGTTCCGGACCTGCTCGCCCGCCACACCTTCGGCGGCGAGTGCCGGACGCCGGTGCTCCGGGCGGCGCACGGCGACTCCAGCGGCGTCCGGGGCGCCGCCCGGCTGTGGCCGGGCTAG
- a CDS encoding AEC family transporter yields MDLQALLSGMVAVIAPVLAVAALGFGWARAKLPYDSAFITTFAINVSTPSLVFSALTRLPLGGDQVWTMTVAAVACMALPGLVALPMLLAARIPWRVYVPALSFPNSGNLGLPICLFAFGEQGLSLGVMFFAAMAICQFTLGPALASGRINLKQLATTPVLYGVALALTFQLTETAVPLWIANTTGLLGDCAVPLMLFSLGVALARLRFGGTARALVLSALRILLGAAAGFGVSWAMELEGMMRGVVVLQSSMPVAVFNYLWALRYDNSPEEVAAMVLGSTVLAFLALPLLLLAVL; encoded by the coding sequence ATGGACCTGCAAGCCCTCCTGTCCGGCATGGTCGCCGTCATAGCACCGGTGCTGGCGGTGGCGGCGCTCGGGTTCGGATGGGCACGCGCCAAGCTGCCCTACGACAGCGCGTTCATCACGACCTTCGCCATCAACGTCTCGACGCCTTCCCTGGTCTTCTCGGCGCTGACCCGGCTGCCGCTGGGAGGCGACCAGGTCTGGACCATGACCGTCGCGGCGGTCGCCTGCATGGCGCTGCCCGGACTGGTCGCCCTGCCGATGCTGCTGGCGGCCCGGATCCCCTGGCGCGTCTATGTCCCGGCGCTCAGCTTCCCCAACAGCGGCAACCTGGGCCTGCCGATCTGCCTGTTCGCGTTCGGGGAACAGGGGCTGAGCCTGGGCGTCATGTTCTTCGCCGCCATGGCGATCTGCCAGTTCACCCTCGGCCCGGCCCTGGCCTCCGGGCGGATCAACCTGAAGCAGTTGGCGACGACGCCGGTGCTCTACGGCGTCGCCCTGGCGCTGACGTTCCAGCTGACGGAGACGGCGGTCCCCCTATGGATCGCCAACACGACCGGCCTGCTCGGCGACTGCGCCGTGCCGCTGATGCTGTTCTCGCTCGGCGTGGCGCTGGCGCGGCTGAGGTTCGGCGGAACCGCCCGCGCCCTCGTGCTCTCCGCGCTACGCATCCTGCTGGGGGCCGCGGCCGGCTTCGGCGTGTCCTGGGCGATGGAGCTGGAAGGCATGATGCGGGGCGTGGTCGTCCTGCAGAGTTCCATGCCCGTGGCGGTGTTCAACTATCTCTGGGCGCTGCGCTACGACAACTCGCCGGAGGAGGTCGCGGCCATGGTGCTGGGCTCGACCGTCCTGGCGTTCCTGGCATTGCCGCTCCTTCTGCTGGCCGTCCTGTGA
- the gfa gene encoding S-(hydroxymethyl)glutathione synthase, translating to MFWRKSNDKTTASNAPTNTVSYSSVKIHPSVDNGVIAGAPNFAGGTLHCKCAQNRVEVQIKGNSAHNHVCGCTKCWKPAGALFSMVAVVPRDNLKVTANADKLQVVDSSAAIQRHACKECGVHMYGRIENTAHPFYGLDFIHTELSDQRGWSAPEFAAFVSSIIESGAKPEQMAGVRGRLRELKLEPYDCLSPPLMDLIATHTAKSKGVLAA from the coding sequence ATGTTTTGGCGAAAAAGCAACGATAAGACTACCGCAAGCAACGCTCCCACCAACACCGTCAGCTACAGCTCGGTGAAGATCCACCCCTCCGTCGACAACGGCGTGATAGCCGGGGCCCCCAACTTCGCCGGGGGAACGCTGCATTGCAAATGCGCGCAGAACCGGGTCGAGGTCCAGATCAAGGGCAATTCGGCGCACAACCATGTCTGCGGCTGCACCAAGTGCTGGAAGCCGGCCGGCGCGCTGTTCTCCATGGTGGCCGTGGTGCCGCGCGACAACCTGAAGGTCACGGCGAATGCCGACAAGCTCCAGGTCGTGGACTCTTCGGCCGCGATCCAGCGCCATGCCTGCAAGGAATGCGGCGTCCACATGTACGGGCGGATCGAGAACACCGCCCATCCCTTCTACGGCTTGGACTTCATCCATACGGAGCTGTCCGACCAGAGGGGCTGGAGCGCGCCGGAGTTCGCGGCCTTCGTCTCCTCCATCATCGAGTCCGGCGCCAAGCCGGAACAGATGGCCGGCGTCCGGGGCCGGCTCCGCGAGCTGAAGCTGGAGCCCTATGACTGCCTGTCGCCGCCCCTGATGGACCTGATCGCGACCCACACCGCCAAGAGCAAGGGCGTCCTGGCCGCCTGA